One Micromonospora eburnea genomic region harbors:
- a CDS encoding S8 family peptidase, with the protein MFSRRLGVIAGAVALSLGIDGGGAVARPPTQPPTRQQAGTDQGGGPVLPVGRTYTLTLLTGDVVTVSGRGSACPAVTVRPAKPHGVQHRGCGPDGHLRVVPAEVAGLLGSVLDESLFDVTALIMNGYDDARSQDLPLIVRPGDAGAGTLAADPLTTGLGRRRALPSIGAVAGRQSKRSGAAFIRTLTSRTAGRPAARAAQAGPKVWLDRRVRATAAPAPTRREQTTGGLDRNLTQIAAPTAWRSGVTGAGTRVAVLDTGADFTHPDLVGQVVERADFSTPDGDAVDRMGHGTHVAATIAGTGAAAGGERRGVAPGAKLLVGKVLDDDGFGTESQVIAGMEWAAARADVVNLSLGGDAPSDGSDPMSLTVDELTRQHGTLFVVAAGNDGPTDGWIAAPAAASTALTVGAVDPNDALADFSSRGPLVNTRAAKPELVAPGVGIVAARATGTLMGNALDARYTMASGTSMATPHVAGAAALLAQRHPDWRPDQLKAALVGAADPLAGADSYAVGAGRLNAARALTGVVAGQDLINLGTFDYPQSGTASTALAWRNTESRALRLDLGLTIRHRDGTTAPAAAGALSANQVAVSPRGTARVTLRIDRARFAAKPGLYTAVVTARAAGGFVAVTPVTFYVEPRSYDLTLSATRLPNAAAGVDQFGGVRVVNLDDPTIFAEFANVAPGEPETVRVPAGRYTVAGYQMETDWDTWASRMALVGAPEVLVDRDTALVADAGRAEQLRVSVDGVSTEASQAGITYQQYAPNGTLVSEDFAYAWGDEARDWGVYAVPMAEPTVGRFEAYTTFSLRAPGEQPSPFVYEVIRALPNGIPANLTHRVTASELATYARIDQRFHRLDKPGSTTGHKRYAWTAAGLNLLDAYTENVPTNRVDYLSPGFFYDDEAFFSGPNSDYEAVTQEAHRQYAPGSRHTKTWVRQPLRPDWYDDPATSYSDCMPQPIRRTRGNLHVDLVELADEHQRFDCLGWDEFEEVAKRKLTLHRDGRLVGEYAGSSGDFTIPQQAGDYRLSYDLDMGGLLPVSTRVSTAWTFRSTGPSDHRSVPVPLLSVDYALPLDAANHPTGGTAGFTVHQSHGVAKQRVTGFELWTSTDDGGTWQPVTVRAGGDGGFTAALPTPGDGQAVSLRVKVTADGGSGIDQTIIRAYRAG; encoded by the coding sequence ATGTTCTCAAGACGACTCGGGGTGATCGCGGGAGCGGTCGCGCTGAGTCTCGGTATCGACGGTGGCGGCGCGGTGGCGCGGCCCCCGACGCAGCCGCCGACGCGGCAGCAGGCCGGCACCGACCAGGGCGGTGGCCCGGTGCTGCCGGTCGGCAGGACGTACACGCTGACGTTGCTGACCGGTGACGTGGTGACCGTCTCCGGGCGGGGCTCCGCCTGCCCGGCGGTCACCGTACGGCCGGCGAAGCCGCACGGGGTGCAGCATCGCGGCTGCGGGCCCGACGGCCACCTGCGGGTCGTGCCCGCGGAGGTCGCCGGGCTGCTCGGTTCGGTGCTCGACGAGTCGCTGTTCGACGTGACGGCGTTGATCATGAACGGCTACGACGACGCGCGCAGCCAGGACCTGCCGCTGATCGTGCGCCCGGGTGACGCGGGGGCGGGCACGCTCGCCGCGGATCCGTTGACCACCGGCCTGGGCCGGCGTCGGGCGCTGCCGTCCATCGGCGCGGTGGCCGGGCGGCAGTCGAAGCGGAGCGGGGCGGCGTTCATCCGTACCCTGACGTCGCGGACGGCGGGCCGGCCCGCCGCGCGGGCCGCGCAGGCCGGCCCCAAGGTGTGGCTGGACCGGCGGGTACGCGCGACAGCGGCGCCGGCGCCGACCCGGCGTGAGCAGACCACCGGTGGCCTGGACCGCAACCTGACCCAGATCGCGGCCCCGACGGCGTGGCGGAGCGGGGTGACCGGGGCGGGCACCCGGGTGGCCGTGCTGGACACCGGCGCCGACTTCACCCATCCGGATCTGGTGGGCCAGGTGGTGGAACGGGCGGACTTCAGCACGCCGGACGGTGACGCCGTGGACCGCATGGGACACGGCACGCATGTCGCGGCGACGATCGCCGGCACGGGCGCGGCGGCCGGCGGCGAGCGTCGCGGTGTCGCTCCCGGTGCGAAGCTGCTGGTCGGCAAGGTCCTCGACGACGACGGATTCGGCACCGAGTCCCAGGTCATCGCCGGGATGGAATGGGCGGCGGCGCGGGCCGACGTGGTGAACCTGAGCCTGGGCGGCGACGCGCCGAGCGACGGCAGCGACCCGATGTCCCTCACCGTCGACGAGTTGACCCGGCAGCACGGCACGCTCTTCGTCGTGGCCGCCGGCAACGACGGCCCGACCGACGGCTGGATCGCCGCGCCCGCCGCGGCGAGCACGGCCCTCACCGTCGGCGCGGTGGACCCCAACGACGCGCTGGCCGACTTCTCCAGCCGCGGTCCGCTGGTCAACACCCGTGCGGCCAAGCCGGAACTGGTGGCTCCGGGTGTGGGCATCGTGGCCGCACGGGCCACGGGCACCCTGATGGGCAACGCGCTCGACGCCCGGTACACCATGGCCTCGGGCACCTCGATGGCCACTCCGCACGTCGCCGGGGCGGCGGCGCTGCTCGCGCAACGGCACCCGGACTGGCGGCCCGACCAGCTCAAGGCGGCCCTGGTCGGTGCGGCCGACCCGCTGGCCGGCGCGGACAGCTACGCGGTGGGCGCCGGTCGGCTCAACGCCGCGCGGGCGCTGACCGGGGTGGTCGCCGGGCAGGACCTGATCAACCTCGGCACCTTCGACTACCCGCAGTCCGGTACCGCGTCGACGGCACTGGCCTGGCGCAACACCGAGTCGCGGGCGCTGCGCCTGGACCTGGGCCTGACCATCCGGCACCGCGACGGCACGACCGCGCCGGCCGCCGCCGGGGCACTCTCGGCCAACCAGGTGGCGGTCTCCCCGCGCGGCACCGCGCGGGTCACCCTGCGGATCGACCGGGCCCGGTTCGCCGCGAAGCCGGGGCTGTACACCGCGGTCGTCACCGCCCGGGCCGCCGGCGGGTTCGTGGCCGTCACCCCGGTCACGTTCTACGTGGAACCGCGCAGCTATGACCTGACGCTGAGCGCGACGCGGCTGCCCAACGCGGCTGCCGGTGTCGACCAGTTCGGCGGAGTACGGGTGGTGAACCTCGACGACCCGACGATCTTCGCCGAGTTCGCCAACGTGGCGCCGGGCGAGCCGGAGACCGTACGGGTGCCGGCCGGCCGGTACACCGTCGCGGGCTACCAGATGGAAACCGACTGGGATACCTGGGCGAGCCGGATGGCGCTGGTCGGTGCCCCGGAGGTGCTGGTCGACCGGGACACCGCGCTGGTCGCCGACGCCGGTCGGGCCGAGCAACTGCGGGTGAGCGTCGACGGGGTGTCGACCGAGGCCAGCCAGGCGGGCATCACCTACCAGCAGTACGCGCCGAACGGCACCCTGGTCAGCGAGGACTTCGCGTACGCCTGGGGCGACGAGGCCCGCGACTGGGGCGTGTACGCGGTGCCGATGGCCGAGCCGACGGTCGGTAGGTTCGAGGCGTACACGACGTTCAGCCTGCGGGCGCCCGGTGAGCAGCCCAGCCCGTTCGTCTACGAGGTGATCCGGGCGCTGCCCAACGGCATTCCCGCGAATCTGACGCACCGGGTGACCGCGAGCGAGCTGGCCACGTACGCCCGGATCGACCAGCGTTTCCACCGGCTGGACAAGCCGGGCTCGACCACCGGCCACAAGCGGTACGCCTGGACCGCCGCCGGGCTCAACCTCCTCGACGCCTACACCGAGAACGTGCCGACCAACCGGGTGGACTACCTCTCGCCGGGCTTCTTCTACGACGACGAGGCGTTCTTCTCCGGTCCGAACAGCGACTACGAGGCGGTGACGCAGGAGGCGCATCGGCAGTACGCGCCCGGCAGCCGGCACACCAAGACCTGGGTGCGCCAACCGCTGCGCCCGGACTGGTACGACGATCCCGCGACGTCGTACAGCGACTGCATGCCGCAGCCGATCCGTCGTACCCGGGGCAATCTGCACGTCGACCTGGTCGAGCTGGCCGACGAGCACCAGCGTTTCGACTGCCTCGGCTGGGACGAGTTCGAGGAGGTGGCGAAGCGGAAGCTGACCCTGCACCGCGACGGGCGCCTGGTCGGCGAGTACGCGGGGTCGTCCGGTGACTTCACCATTCCGCAGCAGGCGGGTGACTACCGGCTCAGCTACGACTTGGACATGGGCGGGCTGCTGCCCGTGTCGACCAGGGTGAGCACCGCCTGGACGTTCCGGTCGACTGGGCCGTCCGACCACCGCAGTGTCCCGGTGCCACTGCTGTCGGTCGACTACGCGCTGCCGTTGGACGCCGCCAACCACCCGACCGGCGGCACCGCCGGCTTCACCGTGCACCAGTCGCACGGCGTGGCGAAGCAGCGGGTGACGGGGTTCGAGCTGTGGACCTCCACCGACGACGGCGGCACCTGGCAGCCGGTCACCGTGAGGGCCGGCGGCGACGGTGGCTTCACCGCCGCGTTGCCGACTCCGGGTGACGGGCAGGCGGTGTCGCTGCGCGTCAAGGTGACCGCCGACGGCGGCAGCGGGATCGACCAGACGATCATCCGGGCCTACCGGGCCGGCTGA
- a CDS encoding DUF2637 domain-containing protein: protein MATDRRTARSLARPASGRERWEDRVQVAIMLLIGGAAGAASFTHVHDVAAGHGQPGWLAWADAVVLELMSIAAGLELRRKRRLGKSVVFPAAVLVVAVSLSLAAQVVEAEASVIGWIAAALPALGFLAMVKIALGRAEAHPPNQTAHAERTKPGPPPAVDASVPDTTAPVPAAATAVPDSPTAVPAVTDQPPAVPDRPDHEASTDEGGPEVAALVPAARTAAHTLTTEGTPLSRKALAHQLRADGHQLSNATASALVRVLRAETTPPERDLSPREAA from the coding sequence TTGGCGACTGACCGGCGAACCGCCCGCTCACTTGCCCGTCCGGCCTCGGGGCGGGAGCGGTGGGAGGACCGCGTCCAGGTGGCGATCATGTTGTTAATCGGCGGGGCGGCCGGCGCGGCGTCGTTCACGCACGTGCACGATGTCGCCGCCGGACACGGGCAGCCGGGCTGGCTGGCCTGGGCCGACGCCGTCGTCCTGGAGTTGATGTCGATCGCTGCCGGTCTGGAGCTGCGCCGCAAGCGACGCCTGGGCAAGAGCGTCGTCTTCCCCGCGGCGGTGCTAGTGGTGGCGGTGTCGCTGTCGCTGGCCGCGCAGGTCGTGGAGGCGGAAGCCTCGGTGATCGGCTGGATCGCCGCCGCCCTGCCGGCGCTGGGCTTCCTGGCGATGGTGAAGATCGCACTCGGCCGCGCCGAAGCCCATCCGCCCAACCAGACCGCTCACGCCGAACGGACGAAGCCCGGACCGCCGCCCGCCGTCGACGCGTCGGTCCCGGACACCACAGCACCGGTCCCCGCCGCCGCCACCGCGGTCCCGGACTCGCCGACGGCGGTCCCCGCCGTCACGGACCAACCTCCGGCGGTCCCGGACCGCCCGGACCACGAGGCGTCGACCGACGAGGGCGGTCCGGAGGTCGCCGCGCTGGTCCCGGCCGCCCGGACCGCCGCCCACACCCTCACCACCGAAGGGACACCGCTGTCCCGCAAGGCCCTCGCCCACCAGCTACGCGCGGACGGGCACCAGCTGTCCAACGCCACCGCCTCCGCGCTCGTGCGCGTCCTGCGCGCCGAGACCACACCGCCCGAACGGGATCTGTCACCGCGGGAGGCCGCGTGA
- a CDS encoding recombinase family protein: MVRRKARSGNRGRFDSKDALSAGGADVRALRYQRASQDKKEQGKSVHDQGVLNLAEITKRSWTDAGSFTDNHRSASRRATKEREQFELLIEQIRAGKGDVLVVWEISRKERDLAVFVKIRDMCHEVGLNFWLVGGVLYDLRDKNDRMMLGFQAVQAEWMADSIRDNVLRGIVGAAEAGRPHGKVTYGYRRIYDQRTRALLRQEPDTEIRTAVATDGTVTQYSRAQVVRDNFRKVSEGMPLIAVEAELNRLGIPASEGGLWRRGILRKQVMNPAYIGKRVLRGEIVGDGIWPALVEEETYWSVVRMLGDPSRTTTRPARAVHLLSYLVRCGVCDGPLSSQKVNRHGWTGQVYSCLHKRCAAVKAEYLDEYVQRTVVAWLSRPDVYDILTAASATDEEVAHARAEAQRLRGELEDWRKLGEEGEVTAIAYARAEKGLLAQIAEHEQRAADAGIPAVLRGRIGDEAVQAWQELGDDIAVKREIIRLVADIKLLRAGFKGERRTFGRHRLDWRWKFGPQDQQAA, from the coding sequence ATGGTACGGCGTAAGGCCCGGTCGGGGAATCGGGGCCGGTTCGACAGCAAGGACGCGTTGTCGGCTGGTGGCGCGGATGTGCGGGCGCTGCGGTATCAGCGCGCCAGCCAGGACAAGAAGGAGCAGGGCAAGAGCGTCCACGACCAGGGCGTACTCAACCTGGCGGAGATCACGAAGCGGTCCTGGACGGACGCGGGGTCCTTCACCGACAACCACCGCTCGGCCAGCCGCCGTGCCACGAAGGAGCGCGAGCAGTTCGAGTTGCTGATCGAGCAGATCCGCGCGGGCAAGGGCGACGTGCTCGTGGTCTGGGAAATCTCCCGCAAGGAACGCGACCTCGCGGTGTTCGTAAAGATCCGCGACATGTGCCACGAGGTCGGTCTCAACTTCTGGCTCGTCGGCGGCGTGCTGTATGACCTGCGGGACAAGAACGACCGGATGATGCTCGGCTTCCAGGCCGTGCAGGCCGAGTGGATGGCCGACTCGATCCGCGACAACGTGCTGCGCGGCATCGTCGGCGCCGCCGAAGCGGGCCGCCCGCACGGGAAGGTCACCTACGGGTACCGGCGGATTTACGACCAGCGCACCCGTGCCCTGCTTCGTCAGGAGCCGGACACCGAGATCCGCACGGCCGTGGCGACCGACGGGACGGTGACGCAGTACTCGCGGGCCCAGGTGGTGCGAGACAACTTCCGCAAGGTCTCCGAAGGCATGCCGCTGATCGCGGTCGAGGCCGAACTCAACCGACTCGGCATCCCCGCCTCCGAGGGCGGACTCTGGCGGCGCGGCATCCTGCGCAAGCAGGTGATGAACCCGGCCTACATCGGCAAGCGGGTGCTCCGAGGCGAGATCGTCGGCGACGGCATCTGGCCCGCCCTGGTAGAGGAGGAGACGTACTGGTCGGTGGTGCGGATGCTGGGCGACCCGTCCCGGACGACGACCCGGCCCGCTCGTGCGGTGCATTTGCTGTCGTACCTGGTGCGCTGTGGCGTGTGTGACGGGCCGTTGTCGTCGCAGAAGGTGAACCGGCACGGCTGGACCGGGCAGGTGTACTCCTGTCTGCACAAGCGGTGCGCCGCCGTGAAGGCCGAGTACTTGGACGAGTACGTGCAGCGCACGGTGGTGGCGTGGCTGTCGCGCCCCGACGTGTACGACATCCTCACCGCCGCCAGCGCCACCGACGAGGAAGTCGCCCACGCCCGCGCCGAAGCCCAACGGCTGCGCGGGGAGTTGGAGGACTGGCGCAAGCTCGGGGAGGAGGGCGAGGTTACCGCGATTGCCTACGCACGCGCCGAGAAGGGCCTCCTCGCCCAGATCGCCGAGCACGAGCAACGCGCGGCCGACGCCGGGATCCCGGCCGTGCTGCGCGGGCGCATCGGTGACGAGGCGGTGCAGGCGTGGCAGGAACTCGGCGATGACATCGCGGTCAAGCGGGAGATCATTCGACTCGTCGCCGACATCAAACTCCTGCGCGCCGGGTTCAAGGGTGAACGCCGCACCTTCGGCCGCCACCGCCTGGACTGGCGGTGGAAGTTCGGCCCGCAGGACCAGCAAGCGGCCTGA
- a CDS encoding SigE family RNA polymerase sigma factor: protein MPDASEQEYIEYVSARLPMLHRLAYSLCGDSDQADDLVQETAVRLFERWSRASRAEQLDAYVRTILVRLFLDSQRKGWWRIRLFAAPPDVRRTEDRGTEERTVLRDALAKVPPRQRAVLVLRFLHDLPVDEAARILGCSAGTVKDR, encoded by the coding sequence ATGCCCGACGCATCGGAACAGGAATACATCGAGTACGTCAGTGCACGGCTACCGATGCTGCACCGGCTGGCGTACTCGCTGTGCGGAGACAGTGACCAGGCCGACGATCTGGTGCAGGAGACGGCGGTACGGCTCTTCGAGCGCTGGTCGCGGGCGTCTCGGGCCGAGCAGCTCGACGCGTACGTCAGAACGATCCTGGTGCGGCTCTTCCTGGACAGCCAACGCAAGGGCTGGTGGCGGATCCGGCTCTTCGCCGCGCCGCCGGACGTCCGCCGGACCGAGGACCGGGGCACCGAGGAGCGGACGGTGCTGCGGGACGCGCTGGCGAAGGTGCCGCCGCGTCAGCGGGCCGTCCTGGTCCTGCGGTTCCTGCACGACCTGCCGGTGGACGAGGCGGCGCGGATCCTGGGCTGCTCGGCCGGCACCGTCAAGGATCGTTAG
- a CDS encoding serine/threonine-protein kinase: MSQTTVIATQPQEIAGLPRQLAAFPVYRITERAGGATKHTLIRVHIRPAVEPAIEQWQAALNKIPDPTRVWLLRERSRKATSIVNRLKDQTMQLTYQWCLDGLISFEAEPPARLGAEHGRLVQWKLADDVSAYVERDKQDRTLQRKTMHDEARQLTATLAAHPITDLLADPDSHDLSTLGHLLTVGRSLLNPDSTIRQMTNSGPLHRLTRGHQLVHLLARGEQRDYRPDSELARGGQAVVVRATHKVTKVPVAIKRLKARNDDSVARMRREIEATTRFGAHRNIVPVLDASRDGDWFVMPIAEATAKDHATQLRNPDHLRLLIRAIIDGLREPHEAGWIHRDLKPENLLMVNGHWAIADWGIGRRPRGLTSTPGRTHTGSLYGTEGYAAPESSHDAHDVGPQTDIYSIGQIIGAVITGRQPLPNIPLLPDDTRWREIVQAATQFHAARRPATVDELLHLVERVW; this comes from the coding sequence ATGAGTCAGACCACGGTAATCGCGACGCAGCCACAAGAGATCGCCGGCCTACCCCGACAGCTTGCAGCCTTCCCGGTCTACCGAATCACCGAACGCGCCGGCGGTGCGACGAAGCACACGCTCATCCGTGTCCATATCCGCCCAGCCGTCGAGCCGGCCATCGAACAGTGGCAGGCAGCACTCAACAAGATCCCCGACCCGACGCGCGTATGGCTGCTCCGAGAGCGGTCGCGCAAGGCGACCAGCATCGTCAACCGTCTCAAGGACCAGACGATGCAGCTGACCTACCAGTGGTGTTTGGACGGCTTGATCTCCTTCGAGGCCGAACCTCCGGCCCGCCTCGGCGCGGAACACGGACGTCTTGTCCAATGGAAACTGGCCGACGACGTCTCCGCCTACGTCGAACGTGACAAACAAGACAGAACTCTGCAACGAAAAACGATGCACGATGAGGCGCGTCAACTGACAGCCACCTTGGCCGCCCACCCGATCACCGATCTGCTGGCAGACCCGGACAGTCACGACCTGTCCACCCTCGGACACCTCCTCACCGTTGGTCGCTCGCTTCTGAATCCTGACAGCACCATCCGCCAAATGACGAACAGCGGACCGCTGCATCGGCTCACCAGAGGGCACCAGTTGGTTCACCTGCTCGCACGAGGCGAACAGCGGGACTACCGCCCCGACAGCGAGCTTGCACGCGGCGGCCAGGCGGTCGTGGTCAGGGCCACCCACAAAGTCACGAAGGTCCCCGTCGCCATCAAGAGGCTTAAAGCCCGAAACGACGACTCCGTTGCCCGTATGCGCCGAGAAATCGAAGCCACCACACGATTCGGCGCCCATCGCAACATCGTCCCGGTGCTAGACGCTAGCCGCGACGGTGACTGGTTCGTCATGCCGATCGCGGAGGCAACGGCCAAGGACCACGCGACACAGCTGAGGAATCCAGACCACCTACGCCTGCTGATTCGGGCGATCATCGACGGACTTCGCGAGCCGCATGAGGCGGGGTGGATCCACCGAGATCTCAAGCCCGAGAACCTTCTCATGGTCAACGGCCACTGGGCGATCGCAGACTGGGGAATCGGCAGACGCCCGCGCGGCCTGACAAGCACACCGGGACGCACACATACGGGCAGTCTGTACGGCACGGAAGGCTACGCGGCCCCGGAGTCTTCGCACGATGCCCACGACGTCGGGCCTCAAACGGACATTTACAGCATCGGCCAGATCATCGGAGCGGTCATCACCGGACGACAGCCGCTGCCTAACATCCCACTACTTCCCGACGACACACGATGGAGAGAAATCGTGCAGGCAGCCACGCAGTTCCACGCCGCGCGCAGACCTGCAACAGTCGACGAACTCCTACACCTAGTGGAGCGTGTCTGGTGA